In Pseudofrankia saprophytica, one genomic interval encodes:
- a CDS encoding response regulator codes for MIRVVVADDQPLIRLGLRVLVETEDDLELVGEAEDGRAAVELVRRARPDVALLDIRMPVLDGLAALREITDDPALSHTRVVMVTTFELDEYVFEALRGGASGFVLKDSEPADLLRAIRVVAAGESLLSPAVTRRVIEAFARRPVAPNAPDLDGLTDREREVMGLVGHGLSNDEIAGRLVISPATARTHVSRVMVKLGARDRAQLAVLANQAGLV; via the coding sequence TTGATCAGGGTCGTGGTGGCCGACGACCAGCCGCTGATCCGGCTGGGGCTGCGGGTGCTCGTCGAGACCGAGGACGATCTCGAGCTCGTCGGCGAGGCGGAGGACGGCCGGGCCGCCGTCGAGCTGGTGCGGCGCGCGAGGCCGGACGTCGCGCTTCTCGACATCCGGATGCCCGTGCTCGACGGGCTGGCGGCGCTGCGGGAGATCACCGACGATCCGGCGCTGAGTCATACCCGGGTGGTCATGGTGACGACCTTCGAGCTCGACGAGTACGTGTTCGAGGCGCTGCGCGGCGGCGCCTCCGGCTTCGTGCTGAAGGACAGCGAGCCGGCCGACCTGCTGCGGGCGATCCGGGTCGTCGCCGCCGGCGAGTCGCTGCTCTCGCCGGCCGTCACCAGGCGGGTGATCGAGGCGTTCGCGCGCCGGCCGGTCGCGCCCAATGCCCCCGACCTCGACGGGCTGACCGACCGGGAGCGGGAGGTGATGGGGCTCGTCGGCCATGGCCTGTCCAACGACGAGATCGCCGGCCGCCTGGTGATCAGTCCCGCCACCGCCCGGACCCACGTCAGCCGCGTCATGGTCAAGCTCGGCGCTCGGGACCGCGCTCAACTCGCCGTCCTCGCCAACCAGGCCGGCCTCGTCTGA